One Alkalinema sp. FACHB-956 DNA segment encodes these proteins:
- a CDS encoding pentapeptide repeat-containing protein, with protein sequence MSDLEHCYQLLGIKPSATLAEINRAYKDLALVWHPDRLPKDNQRLLQMAEEKIKELNHARDILREQAKSGRSGAASSGQHHSGSATSHQAHRSEGQARPNHQSYTGYQSYYYYQSGKSSQGQSHHHSSGSHGGHGTGAQHHGHHANGYGANGHGANGHGANGHGANGHGANGHGTGSAGGQGRQSGQEANNSATRAQDYYAQSRYRAEYHRSTQSQAGTNQSHQRPASDPRQSEAKSSEARSVDPTPKPPHAYTPPGNTARAYGSPRDYRSPQTPYKTHGPDLSGVDLRGRDLREKDLSNRNLARANLSQANLSDAFLHRVNLEGASLQNANLFRANLLEANLRNADLRGANLIGADLSGSDLRGANLEGAKVGFDDRVMVKMTGALLQGATMPHGKVYEG encoded by the coding sequence ATGAGTGACCTAGAACACTGCTATCAACTTTTGGGCATCAAGCCGAGCGCGACCCTGGCAGAAATTAATCGAGCCTATAAAGATTTGGCCTTAGTTTGGCATCCCGATCGGCTCCCTAAGGATAATCAGCGCCTTCTGCAAATGGCAGAAGAGAAAATTAAGGAATTGAACCACGCTCGCGATATTTTGCGAGAACAGGCTAAAAGCGGTCGATCGGGAGCTGCGTCATCGGGGCAACATCATTCTGGATCGGCGACCTCCCACCAGGCCCATCGTTCTGAAGGGCAAGCTCGTCCGAATCACCAGTCCTATACGGGCTATCAGTCCTATTACTACTACCAAAGCGGCAAATCCAGTCAAGGCCAATCCCATCACCACAGCTCAGGTAGTCATGGCGGTCATGGCACAGGGGCACAACACCATGGGCATCACGCTAACGGCTATGGCGCAAATGGTCACGGAGCTAATGGTCATGGCGCAAATGGTCACGGAGCTAATGGTCACGGAGCTAATGGTCACGGAACAGGATCGGCTGGAGGCCAGGGGCGACAGTCGGGTCAAGAGGCAAATAACAGCGCTACGAGAGCTCAGGACTATTATGCACAGTCCCGTTACCGGGCTGAGTATCACCGATCGACTCAATCCCAAGCTGGCACTAACCAGTCGCATCAACGCCCTGCGTCTGATCCACGTCAGTCTGAAGCCAAGTCTTCCGAGGCACGATCGGTCGATCCGACGCCAAAGCCCCCCCATGCCTATACGCCACCGGGAAATACAGCCCGTGCCTATGGTTCTCCTCGGGACTACCGCAGTCCCCAAACCCCCTATAAAACCCATGGGCCTGATCTATCCGGTGTTGATCTGCGGGGAAGAGATTTGCGGGAAAAAGATTTGTCCAACCGTAATTTAGCTCGTGCGAATCTGAGTCAAGCCAATCTAAGTGATGCCTTTTTGCATCGGGTGAATTTAGAGGGGGCCAGTCTTCAGAATGCCAATCTCTTTCGAGCCAATCTCTTGGAAGCCAATTTGAGAAATGCTGATCTGCGGGGAGCCAACCTCATTGGAGCGGATTTGAGTGGATCCGATCTGCGAGGGGCGAATTTAGAAGGGGCGAAGGTAGGCTTTGACGATCGGGTCATGGTGAAGATGACCGGAGCCCTCTTGCAAGGAGCCACCATGCCCCACGGTAAAGTTTACGAAGGGTAA
- a CDS encoding DUF2949 domain-containing protein has product MSPSTYPDLIQFLKEDLSVSASSIDFALKQRKGDYDPLPMILWQYGLITLEQLDRIYDWLEAAA; this is encoded by the coding sequence ATGTCTCCATCAACCTATCCCGATTTGATTCAATTTTTAAAGGAAGACTTGTCGGTCTCTGCCTCGTCGATCGACTTTGCCTTGAAGCAACGCAAGGGCGACTATGACCCATTGCCGATGATTTTGTGGCAATACGGTTTAATCACGCTGGAGCAGTTAGATCGCATTTACGACTGGTTAGAAGCGGCTGCCTAA
- a CDS encoding DUF192 domain-containing protein — MNLRSTTIGLSCLGLSMVLLGCAPSSTVNVPIASAAPVAASAKVGQYLPVSAQAKIADQIIRLEVASTPQQQAMGLMYRPALSDDQGMLFPFSPARTVNFWMKNVPVPLDMVFLYQGKVVAIADQVPPCETDASTCPTYGPNDLVDQVIELRAGRAQTLNLQVGDRITVTFLQPQG, encoded by the coding sequence ATGAATCTACGCTCAACCACGATCGGTCTGAGCTGTTTGGGCTTGAGCATGGTTCTCCTAGGCTGTGCTCCCTCGTCTACAGTCAATGTGCCCATTGCCTCTGCGGCCCCCGTTGCTGCATCCGCCAAGGTGGGGCAATATCTGCCAGTCTCCGCCCAAGCCAAAATTGCCGATCAAATCATTCGGCTAGAGGTGGCGTCAACCCCTCAACAACAGGCCATGGGACTGATGTATCGTCCAGCACTCAGCGACGACCAAGGGATGCTGTTTCCCTTTTCGCCCGCTAGAACCGTGAATTTCTGGATGAAGAACGTCCCTGTTCCCTTAGATATGGTGTTTTTGTATCAGGGCAAAGTGGTTGCGATCGCGGATCAAGTGCCCCCCTGTGAGACAGATGCATCGACTTGCCCCACCTATGGTCCTAACGATTTGGTTGACCAAGTGATTGAACTACGGGCAGGCCGCGCCCAAACGCTCAACCTACAAGTGGGAGATCGGATCACAGTCACCTTTTTACAACCACAAGGCTAA